AATCGCGCCGCTGCTTCCAAAGGGCGTCATCAACGTCGTAACCGGTAAGGGAAGCAAGGCAGGCGAGTTCGTCCGCACTCACAAAGGGCTAGATAAGCTCGCGTTCACGGGCTCTACCGAGGTTGGAAGAGGCATAGCGCTAGCCGCAGCGCAAAAAATCATCCCCGCTACGCTTGAGCTCGGCGGCAAGAGCGCAAATATCATCTTTGACGATTGCGACTTCGACGTTGCGATCGACGGCGTGCAGCTGGGGATCCTTTTCAACCAAGGTCAAGTCTGCTGCGCGGGAAGTAGAATTTTTGTGCAGGAGGGCATCTACGATAAATTCGTACCGGCGCTAGTGGAGAAATTTAAGCGCATCAAGGTGGGCGATCCGCTCGATCCGAACACCCAGATGGGATGCCAGATCAACAAAAAGCAAGCCGATAAAATTTTAGAGTACGTAAAAATCGGCGTAGAAGAGGGCGCTAAGATCGCCGTGGGCGGCAAGCGACATAGCGCGGGAGAGGCTTTTGTCGAGCCTACGCTACTCGTGGACGTGCGCAACGACATGCGCGTGGCGCAGGAGGAGATCTTCGGTCCTGTGGGCGTCGTGATTAAATTTAAAGATCAAGACGAGCTCGTCCGCATGGCAAACGACAGCCTCTACGGACTAGGCGGCGCCGTATTTACGCGCGACATCGCAAAAGCGCTCACGGTCGCACGCCTGCTTGAGACGGGTCGCGTGTGGGTCAATACCTACAACCAGATCCACGCGGGCGCGCCGTTTGGCGGCTACAAAGAATCGGGCATCGGTCGCGAGACGCACAAGATGATCCTGGAGCACTACACCCAGACCAAAAACATCTACATCGACACGATCTCCAAACCGAGCGGCTTTTACGAGCAGTAAGGCTTAGCGCGGTATTTCGGGCTACGTTTCGGGCGGTTTGCGCCGCCCGAAATTTTATTCTGCTTTAAAAGACAATATAAAAAACGAAAATTAAGTTTAATAAATATACAATTAGGCACCATTTAAAAGGAGAAAAAATGAGACGAATTTTTTTGTTGAGCTTTACGGCTATCGTAGGCTTAGGTCTTACCGGGTGCAAGGAAGACGAGCCTAAAAAAACGGTTGCGGATTATCTGCTCGCGCCGCTAGAAGCAAAAGCAAAACTAGAGCTTTGCGAGAAAATGCAGCCAAAGGATGTGATCAACGACAAAGAGTGTAATAATGCAAACAAAGCAAGAGATTATTTAAAGCACCTTAACGGAGATCCCAATAGACATTGGTCTGAAGTGGATTTTTATATAAAGCACCCTGAGCGAATTAGCGAGGATCTTAAAAAATAACAATCAATCTTTGAAAGTAGTAGCGCAAATGCGCTAATAATGGTCTTTCTGAAGCGGAATTTAAAGAGAGAAAGGGAGCGGAAGTCTTAACGGCGAGCGTTAAGTAGCTTCAATTTTTTCTAATTCTTCGGAATTTTTCCAAATTTCATTGCAGCTTTTGCAGCCGCGTGCGTTCAAACGTCCGATATGACTTTTGTCGCGGGCGGCTCGACAAAAACATTACTTGACTTGCTACGCTTACGCAGCGTTTAAATTTAATCTTGCCGGCGGCTACGGCTAAATTTTAAAATTTCAAGCTCGCCGTTTTAAAGAGCCGTCATCTGCGCGAGTGAGCGTAGGCGGGCGCAAGCAAGAAATAGCCTCAGGCGCTGTTTTATCGCAGGCCTCCGTCCGCATCAAGTAGTCATACCGAGCCGCATCAAAGTCTCAAAGCTCATGCGATTGCCGATTTTGCTATCGAGCCGTACGCAAGTCCGCGCCCAAACTTGCGCAGCTTACGAACGTCGCTCGGTAGAATTTTAAAATTTTATCTAGGCTAGCTCGCCGCTCTGCGCAGACGCAAGCTCCGCCGCGGAATTTAAACTTTGTTTTGCTATAATTGAGCTAAAATTCCGAAGGTCACCTATGAAAATTTTACCTTACATCGCGCTCGGCCTGCTCCTTGCCGCCTGCACGCAGGTCCCGCCGCCTGCCGAAAACGCCCATGCCGCAAACGGCGCCGTCGTAAAGGATGCCGACAATTCTACCGGTGCAGGTAATGCCGTCAAAAATTCCGCCCCGTCAGAGGTTTCCATGCCAAAAAACATAGCCTCCGCGAATGCTGCCGTTAAAAATTCCACCGCGTCTTCTATGCGCGAAATTTGGAGATTGCTAGAAAATGCCGATCGGGCGCTGCTTGCTAAAGAGATCTCTCGCGCCGAAGAGCTCGCCGTGCGGGCACAGGAGCTTAGCGAGCTAAAGCGCATCGAAGTAGGGCGGATTTTTAGCAGATTTATTCGTGCGCGCATCGCGCTGCAGCGCGGCGATACCGACGCCGCCGTCTCGCTGGCGACGGACGCAAACTCCATGCGAAACGGGGTAGCGGAGATATATGCCGATGCCGTAAATTACGAGAGCGCTTATACATTCGGGCGCATCTACGAGGCTCGCGGCGATCGTAAGGGCGCTGTGCGCGAATATGGGC
This window of the uncultured Campylobacter sp. genome carries:
- a CDS encoding EexN family lipoprotein, encoding MRRIFLLSFTAIVGLGLTGCKEDEPKKTVADYLLAPLEAKAKLELCEKMQPKDVINDKECNNANKARDYLKHLNGDPNRHWSEVDFYIKHPERISEDLKK
- a CDS encoding aldehyde dehydrogenase family protein; its protein translation is MATIQPSYKLFIDGEFVGAEGGASLDVFNPATGEKISKIADASKADVDRAVAAARKAFESFRRTSVYERSALLNKIADVLEQNAEFIATVETIDNGKPIRETRAVDVAWSIEHFRYFAGVILGEEGSANMLKERYLSVVLREPIGVVGQIVPWNFPFLMGAWKLAPLLAAGDTCVFKPSSETSLSILEFIRLIAPLLPKGVINVVTGKGSKAGEFVRTHKGLDKLAFTGSTEVGRGIALAAAQKIIPATLELGGKSANIIFDDCDFDVAIDGVQLGILFNQGQVCCAGSRIFVQEGIYDKFVPALVEKFKRIKVGDPLDPNTQMGCQINKKQADKILEYVKIGVEEGAKIAVGGKRHSAGEAFVEPTLLVDVRNDMRVAQEEIFGPVGVVIKFKDQDELVRMANDSLYGLGGAVFTRDIAKALTVARLLETGRVWVNTYNQIHAGAPFGGYKESGIGRETHKMILEHYTQTKNIYIDTISKPSGFYEQ